In Poecile atricapillus isolate bPoeAtr1 chromosome W, bPoeAtr1.hap1, whole genome shotgun sequence, one DNA window encodes the following:
- the LOC131592512 gene encoding basic proline-rich protein-like — protein MGSAEPGPASAAPTPTPHDSGMGPGPGPSPTAGQGKAQPQHGHGTDPEASPRAGAAPRSSTPPSVCAGRARGGGDPAPGFHRRGASRGWATPPGSVAPPTALWQGSGLHRRGAGRGGITPTGPAAAPFNPPGAPAIPGEPTSGPDLRIPPHLRQIPSNRSTRGS, from the exons ATGGGGTCAGCAGAACCCGGCCCGGCGTCCGCAGCACCCACCCCCACGCCCCACGATTCCGGCAtggggcccgggcccggcccgtccCCCACCGCGGGGCAGGGCAAGGCTCAGCCGCAGCACGGACATGGGACAGACCCTgaggcatcccccagggccggcgccgccccccGTTCAAGCACCCCCCCATCGGTCTGTGCCGGGAGGGCACGCGGAGGCGGcgaccccgccccgggcttccACCGCCGGGGCGCCAGCCGAG GCTGGGCTACACCCCCCGGGTCTGTGGCGCCCCCGACGGCCCTTTGGCAAGGCTCAGGCTTACACCGCCGGGGCGCGGGCCGAGGCGGAATCACGCCCACCGGTCCCGCGGCGGCCCCGTTCAACCCGCCAGGGGCCCCAGCGATCCCGGGGGAGCCGACCTCGGGACCCGACCTCAGAATACCACCGCACCTTCGCCAGATCCCCAGCAACCGGAGCACCCGGGGCTCATAA